From Azospirillum sp. TSA2s, a single genomic window includes:
- the treY gene encoding malto-oligosyltrehalose synthase encodes MAPAAGKPIPRATYRVQLNGEFGFDRTAAITDYIARLGVSHLYASPYMKARPGSTHGYDIVNHNELNSEVGDQNDFRDLVEALKRNNLGQILDFVPNHMGVGGSDNEWWLNVLEWGPDSPYAGYFDIEWESDYRYLQGKVLVPFLGDQYGAVLMSGGLELRFDPETGSFAVWAYDSHKLPVRPQDYGTILGSDHPDLERIADAFTHLMDARPHQLRRASDLKAELAGLVATRPDMADAINQRLAVFRGYQGEIDTWGHLHELIAGQNWRVAYFKVAADDINYRRFFNINELAGLRMDEPELFDVAHRMVLGMVADGTLDGIRIDHIDGLIDPKGYCERLVAASSKPFYLVVEKILARHERLREDWPIDGTTGYEYANLMGGLFVDPKAEEVFTRLYADFIGRRDDFEDVVRQCKIRIMESEMASELNVLSRKASRIARSNPATADFTANILHQALKETIARFPVYRTYVDGGVPSDLDRRDIDWAISQARRVEQGPDGSVYDFLQRLLTSDLVAAPKSGYSHQQVTRFAMRFQQYSGPVMAKGLEDTAFYRYNRLVALNEVGGHPDHFGVSISAFHRANQDRARNWPNNMLASTTHDTKRGEDTRARLYALSEMPEEWERQVQTWSRLLRARRGDVEGTAPPDRNDEYLFYQLLLGAWPAELTGALVEQIDQPAMTAFAERIVGAMTKSMREAKVHSTWAAPNEAYEGAVVSFIHDALDVTRRNAFLEAFLPFQAALARIGMVNGLSQTLLKLTSPGVPDIYQGCELWNLSLVDPDNRLPVDYDARCKLLDEVEAAVERGAVPGLLERWTDGAVKLAVTRQALQVRAEMPEVFSAGEYLPLEATGDRADHVVAYARRNGDDTVLVAVPRLVGQLGESPDWGNTAIPLPRGARWRNRLTGAEVEGGDAMMAATLFAELPVALLSQEG; translated from the coding sequence ATGGCCCCCGCCGCCGGCAAGCCAATCCCTCGTGCGACGTACCGGGTCCAACTGAATGGCGAGTTCGGCTTCGACCGCACCGCCGCCATCACCGATTATATCGCCCGGCTGGGCGTCAGCCATCTCTATGCCTCCCCCTACATGAAGGCGCGGCCGGGCAGCACCCATGGCTACGACATCGTCAATCACAACGAGCTGAACTCGGAGGTCGGCGACCAGAACGACTTCCGCGATCTGGTGGAGGCGCTGAAGCGCAACAATCTGGGCCAGATTCTGGATTTCGTCCCCAACCACATGGGTGTCGGCGGCAGCGACAACGAATGGTGGTTGAACGTCCTGGAATGGGGACCGGATAGCCCGTATGCCGGGTATTTCGACATCGAATGGGAATCCGACTACCGTTATCTGCAGGGCAAGGTCCTGGTGCCGTTCCTGGGCGACCAGTATGGCGCGGTGCTGATGTCGGGCGGGTTGGAGCTTCGCTTCGATCCGGAGACCGGCAGTTTCGCCGTCTGGGCCTATGACAGCCACAAACTGCCGGTGCGGCCGCAGGATTACGGCACCATCCTGGGCAGCGACCACCCGGATCTGGAGCGGATCGCCGACGCCTTCACCCATCTGATGGATGCCCGCCCGCACCAGCTTCGCCGCGCCTCCGACCTGAAGGCGGAACTGGCGGGACTGGTGGCGACCCGGCCCGACATGGCCGATGCGATCAACCAGCGGCTTGCGGTCTTCCGTGGATACCAGGGGGAGATCGACACCTGGGGCCATCTGCATGAACTGATCGCCGGCCAGAACTGGCGCGTCGCCTATTTCAAGGTGGCGGCTGACGACATCAACTATCGCCGCTTCTTCAACATCAACGAGCTGGCCGGCCTGCGCATGGATGAGCCGGAGCTGTTCGACGTTGCCCACCGCATGGTGCTGGGGATGGTGGCGGACGGCACGCTCGACGGCATCCGCATCGACCACATCGACGGGCTGATCGACCCCAAGGGCTATTGCGAGCGGCTGGTCGCGGCCTCCTCCAAGCCCTTCTATCTGGTGGTGGAGAAGATCCTCGCCCGGCATGAGCGGCTGCGCGAGGACTGGCCGATCGACGGCACCACCGGCTATGAATACGCCAACCTCATGGGCGGGCTGTTCGTCGATCCGAAGGCGGAGGAGGTCTTCACCCGCCTCTACGCCGACTTCATCGGCCGGCGCGACGATTTCGAGGACGTGGTGCGGCAGTGCAAGATCCGCATCATGGAAAGCGAGATGGCGAGCGAGCTGAACGTGCTGTCGCGCAAGGCATCGCGCATCGCCCGCTCCAACCCCGCCACCGCCGACTTCACCGCCAACATCCTGCATCAGGCGCTGAAGGAGACCATCGCCCGCTTCCCCGTCTATCGCACCTATGTCGACGGCGGCGTGCCGAGCGACCTCGACCGCCGCGACATCGACTGGGCGATCTCCCAGGCACGGCGGGTGGAGCAGGGTCCGGACGGCTCGGTCTATGATTTCCTGCAGCGGCTGCTGACCTCCGATCTGGTGGCGGCTCCCAAGAGCGGCTACAGCCATCAGCAGGTCACGCGCTTTGCCATGCGGTTCCAGCAGTACAGCGGGCCGGTGATGGCGAAGGGGCTGGAGGACACCGCCTTCTACCGCTACAACCGGCTGGTGGCGCTGAACGAGGTGGGCGGCCATCCCGACCATTTTGGGGTCAGCATTTCCGCCTTCCACCGCGCCAACCAGGACCGCGCCCGCAACTGGCCGAACAACATGCTGGCCAGCACCACCCACGACACCAAGCGCGGCGAAGACACCCGCGCCCGCCTCTACGCCCTGTCTGAGATGCCGGAGGAGTGGGAACGGCAGGTCCAGACCTGGAGCCGTCTGTTGCGCGCCCGGCGCGGCGATGTGGAGGGCACCGCCCCGCCCGACCGCAACGACGAGTACCTGTTCTACCAACTGCTTCTCGGTGCCTGGCCGGCGGAACTGACCGGCGCCTTGGTCGAGCAGATCGACCAGCCTGCGATGACCGCCTTCGCAGAGCGCATCGTCGGCGCCATGACCAAGTCGATGCGCGAGGCCAAGGTCCATTCGACCTGGGCCGCTCCGAACGAGGCCTATGAGGGGGCGGTCGTCAGCTTCATCCATGATGCGCTTGACGTGACCCGCCGCAACGCCTTCCTGGAGGCCTTCCTGCCCTTCCAGGCGGCGCTGGCACGCATCGGCATGGTCAATGGGCTATCCCAGACCCTGCTGAAGCTGACCAGCCCCGGCGTGCCCGACATCTATCAGGGCTGCGAGTTGTGGAATCTCAGCCTCGTCGATCCCGACAACCGGCTGCCGGTGGATTACGACGCCCGCTGCAAGCTGCTGGACGAGGTCGAGGCGGCGGTGGAGCGCGGCGCCGTGCCCGGTTTGCTGGAACGCTGGACGGACGGCGCGGTGAAGCTGGCGGTGACCCGGCAGGCCCTGCAGGTCCGGGCGGAGATGCCGGAGGTCTTCAGTGCCGGCGAGTATCTGCCGCTGGAGGCGACCGGCGACCGCGCCGACCATGTGGTGGCCTATGCCCGGCGCAATGGTGACGACACGGTTCTGGTGGCGGTGCCGCGGCTGGTCGGGCAGTTGGGCGAAAGCCCGGACTGGGGAAACACTGCCATCCCGCTGCCGCGCGGCGCCCGCTGGCGCAACCGGCTGACCGGGGCGGAGGTGGAAGGTGGCGACGCCATGATGGCGGCGACGCTGTTCGCCGAGCTGCCGGTGGCCCTGCTGTCACAGGAAGGGTAA
- the treZ gene encoding malto-oligosyltrehalose trehalohydrolase produces MPTAPQPHAQPSVLANPLESGILSRLQDDLLPDHLLTRRWYAAKDAGRPVVRIIDALPLPLAGGSQAQLCLLRVEPPGREPQLYQLPLILDRGTGEDASVIAGSKDLPVPGRLRDGYADDGVVRALLGAILKRDPEPSETALSAGLTAGHTRACEALAERLHSDAPLHRMTAEQSNTSIRIGDAAILKGLRKLEPGMHPELEVSRFLTEVAQFPNTPALLGWVERSNSSGSTTLCVMQELVPEAKDAWGHVTGYLNDRVARFEDSEAAQAADADSVAFLRLLGQRTAELHRALATPGGGDAFTPEPATAERLREWGGGVRTLAKRVLERLRATGQGDKQTLDPAIAAQANALAASEAAMMAQIDALIPANADLSAMRLHGDYHLGQVLVSRGDVQIVDFEGEPMRPLAERRAKHCILRDVAGMLRSIAYAAAMARDAMPAGLDAPSRDARIAWLSWWEGAASAAFLDGYRGSIGDCPGFPRDPQAAPALLKLFLLEKALYEVGYELANRPGWVGIPLAGVTAIIRADAGPEIASRDRDRIPPVDERRRSHSMPFGAEVQADGSVRFSLWAPTTASVLLSLEDGGPPLAMEGQHDGWFGLTTARAQAGSRYRFVLPDGLAIPDPASRFQPDDVHGSSEVIDPGVHVWTDAAWTGRPWHETVLYELHVGTFTDEGTFLSAIDRLDDLVELGVTAIELMPVADFPGSRNWGYDGVLPFAPDSAYGRPEDLKTLVQEAHARGLMVFLDVVYNHFGPEGNYLHAFADSFFTDRHKTPWGAAINVDGERSGPVRDFFVHNALYWLEEYHLDGLRLDAVHAIIDDGDRHVLEELAERVHSHFQNQRHVHLVLENDANQARFLARHREGDPRWHTAQWNDDLHHCLHSAATGEDGGYYADYAHDPAKWGRALAEGFAFQGDPSAYRDGELRGEPSAHLPPTAFVTFIQNHDQIGNRAFGERITHIAKAEAVRAATILYLLSPGIPMLFMGEEWASAKPFPFFCDFGEELAEAVRKGRAEEFAKFPEFQNPDARARIPDPTAPETAESAKLDWEARGQAEHSDWLDWYRRALATRRAEIVPRLDGVPGGASSHKAVGKTGLTVCWKLGDGSRLHAFANLGDKPAAGFPEASGRVLWTEGDGLTGDRLGPWSVVLWLEEASALDRLADRMGVERSFDNAAGETVTASEETIRALLSAMGVEAGDEAAALAHLDRLDEEEYGRALPPAVVRRAGAAVTVPVTLPHGTRTLRYTLTLESGETQSGVVGFGSLPRCRCITAGDVTYAERRLPLGKLDKAGYHTLRVETEHGVAETRLILAPARCHLPTPMLVGEKLWGLSAQLYTLRSDHDWGIGDFGDLRTLTDIAAARGAAVIGLNPLHALFLDNPDHASPYSPASRLFLNPLYIDVTAVPEFLDDADMRRQVASPEFRQALEAARSTSHVDYTAVAKLKLPILEKLFADFQTSAKPERRAAFDAFWTGSGIGLERFATFQALRERFAAEGKADWHRWPAEYHDATASAVERFAKEHSDRVAYFAWLQWLADDQLRAAAERATELGMAIGFYRDLAVGADASGAETWMTPQAVVDAAHVGAPPDLFNPAGQDWGLPPFHPQALRAAGYQPFIDLVRANMRHAGALRIDHAMALQHVYWIPDGRPPGEGAYVAYPMEDLLGILALESQRHRCLVVGEDLGTVPDGFRERMTEAGVLSYRVVFFEWTEDGAFKGPDEYPELALATVGSHDLATLRGWWEGDDIVLKAEKDLYPAEDEAEKQQARRSADRNALVDALRAADIALPAGFGPDSPYDEALDHAVHAFLARTNAALAVAQLDDLTRERDQVNLPGTTDQYPNWRRKLSMTLEELADAPEPAAVADILAAARPSSPPARR; encoded by the coding sequence GTGCCCACCGCGCCGCAGCCACATGCCCAGCCGAGTGTATTGGCCAACCCGCTGGAAAGCGGGATTCTCTCCCGCCTTCAGGACGACCTGCTGCCGGACCATCTCCTGACCCGCCGCTGGTATGCGGCGAAGGACGCCGGCCGGCCGGTCGTGCGCATTATAGACGCCCTGCCGCTGCCGCTCGCCGGCGGATCGCAGGCCCAGCTCTGCCTGTTGCGGGTGGAGCCGCCGGGACGGGAACCGCAGCTCTACCAGCTTCCCCTGATCCTCGACCGCGGCACCGGCGAGGATGCGTCGGTGATCGCAGGTTCCAAGGACCTGCCGGTTCCGGGGCGCCTGCGCGACGGCTATGCCGATGACGGCGTGGTCCGTGCGCTGCTGGGCGCCATTCTGAAACGTGATCCCGAACCCAGCGAAACGGCGCTGTCCGCCGGCCTGACCGCCGGCCACACCCGTGCCTGCGAGGCGCTGGCGGAACGGTTGCACAGCGATGCCCCGCTGCATCGGATGACCGCCGAACAGTCCAACACCTCCATCCGCATCGGCGACGCCGCCATCCTGAAGGGGCTGCGCAAGCTGGAACCCGGTATGCACCCCGAACTGGAGGTCAGCCGCTTCCTGACCGAGGTGGCGCAGTTCCCCAACACGCCGGCCCTCCTGGGCTGGGTCGAGCGGTCCAACAGCTCCGGTTCCACCACGCTGTGCGTGATGCAGGAGTTGGTGCCGGAGGCGAAGGACGCCTGGGGCCATGTCACCGGCTATCTGAACGACCGCGTCGCCCGCTTCGAGGACAGTGAGGCGGCGCAGGCCGCCGATGCCGACAGCGTCGCCTTTCTGCGCCTTCTGGGCCAGCGGACGGCGGAGCTTCACCGGGCGCTCGCCACTCCCGGCGGCGGCGACGCCTTCACGCCCGAGCCGGCGACGGCGGAGCGGCTAAGGGAGTGGGGCGGCGGCGTGCGCACCCTGGCGAAGCGCGTGCTGGAGCGTCTGCGCGCTACCGGGCAAGGGGATAAGCAGACGCTGGACCCGGCGATTGCCGCACAGGCCAACGCCCTCGCCGCCAGCGAGGCGGCGATGATGGCGCAAATCGACGCGCTGATCCCTGCAAATGCCGACCTCAGCGCCATGCGGCTGCACGGCGACTATCATCTGGGGCAGGTGCTGGTTTCGCGCGGTGACGTGCAGATCGTCGATTTCGAAGGCGAGCCGATGCGCCCGCTGGCCGAACGGCGGGCCAAGCACTGCATCCTGCGCGACGTCGCCGGCATGTTGCGCTCTATCGCCTATGCCGCCGCCATGGCGCGCGACGCGATGCCGGCCGGCCTTGATGCTCCGTCGCGCGATGCCCGCATCGCTTGGCTGTCCTGGTGGGAGGGGGCGGCGTCGGCCGCCTTCCTCGACGGTTATCGCGGCTCCATCGGCGACTGCCCCGGCTTCCCGCGCGACCCGCAGGCGGCCCCTGCCCTACTGAAGCTGTTTCTGCTGGAAAAGGCGCTGTACGAGGTCGGATACGAGCTTGCCAACCGGCCGGGCTGGGTGGGGATCCCGCTGGCCGGCGTCACCGCCATCATCCGCGCCGATGCAGGGCCGGAGATCGCCAGCCGCGACCGCGACCGCATCCCCCCGGTGGACGAGCGCCGTCGCAGCCATTCCATGCCCTTCGGCGCGGAGGTGCAGGCCGACGGGTCCGTCCGCTTCTCCCTGTGGGCGCCGACGACGGCGTCGGTCCTGCTGTCGCTGGAAGATGGCGGGCCGCCGCTGGCGATGGAGGGTCAGCATGACGGCTGGTTCGGCCTGACCACCGCGCGGGCGCAGGCGGGCAGCCGCTACCGCTTCGTCCTGCCGGACGGGCTGGCAATTCCGGACCCGGCCTCCCGCTTCCAGCCGGACGACGTGCATGGCTCGTCCGAGGTGATCGACCCCGGCGTGCATGTCTGGACCGATGCCGCCTGGACCGGCCGCCCCTGGCACGAGACGGTGCTGTACGAGCTGCATGTCGGCACCTTCACGGATGAAGGCACCTTCCTGTCCGCCATCGATCGGCTGGACGATCTGGTCGAGCTGGGCGTCACCGCGATCGAGCTGATGCCGGTGGCCGACTTTCCCGGCTCGCGCAACTGGGGCTATGACGGCGTGCTGCCCTTCGCGCCGGACAGCGCCTATGGCCGGCCGGAGGATCTGAAGACGCTGGTGCAGGAGGCGCATGCCCGCGGGCTGATGGTCTTCCTCGACGTCGTCTACAACCATTTCGGACCGGAGGGGAATTACCTCCACGCCTTCGCCGACAGTTTCTTCACCGACCGCCACAAGACCCCCTGGGGCGCGGCGATCAACGTCGACGGCGAGCGCAGTGGGCCGGTGCGCGACTTCTTCGTGCACAACGCGCTCTATTGGCTGGAGGAATACCACCTCGACGGCCTGCGGCTGGACGCGGTCCACGCCATCATCGACGACGGCGACCGCCATGTTCTGGAGGAACTGGCGGAGCGGGTGCACAGCCATTTCCAGAACCAGCGCCATGTCCATCTGGTGCTGGAGAACGACGCCAACCAGGCGCGTTTCCTGGCCCGCCACCGCGAGGGCGATCCGCGCTGGCACACCGCTCAGTGGAACGACGATCTGCACCACTGCCTGCACAGCGCGGCGACCGGTGAGGATGGCGGCTATTACGCCGACTACGCCCACGACCCGGCCAAATGGGGCCGCGCGCTGGCGGAGGGCTTCGCCTTCCAAGGCGACCCGTCGGCCTATCGCGACGGCGAGCTGCGCGGGGAACCTTCGGCCCATCTGCCGCCGACCGCCTTCGTCACCTTCATCCAGAACCACGACCAGATCGGCAACCGGGCCTTCGGCGAGCGCATCACCCACATCGCCAAGGCCGAGGCGGTGCGCGCCGCCACCATCCTCTATCTGCTGAGTCCGGGCATCCCCATGCTGTTCATGGGCGAGGAATGGGCGTCGGCCAAGCCCTTCCCCTTCTTCTGCGACTTCGGCGAGGAACTGGCGGAGGCCGTGCGCAAGGGCCGGGCGGAGGAGTTCGCCAAATTTCCCGAATTCCAAAATCCCGACGCCCGTGCCCGCATCCCCGACCCCACCGCACCGGAGACGGCGGAATCGGCCAAGCTGGATTGGGAGGCGCGCGGACAGGCGGAGCATTCCGATTGGCTCGACTGGTATCGGCGGGCTCTCGCCACGCGCCGGGCGGAGATCGTGCCGCGGCTGGATGGGGTTCCCGGTGGTGCGTCGAGCCATAAGGCGGTCGGCAAGACCGGCTTGACGGTCTGCTGGAAGCTGGGCGACGGCAGCCGCCTGCATGCTTTTGCCAATCTCGGCGACAAGCCGGCCGCCGGCTTCCCGGAGGCGTCGGGCCGTGTGCTGTGGACCGAAGGCGACGGGCTGACGGGTGACAGGCTCGGCCCATGGTCGGTGGTGCTGTGGCTGGAGGAGGCCTCGGCGCTCGACCGGCTGGCCGACCGCATGGGGGTGGAACGCTCCTTCGACAATGCCGCCGGAGAGACGGTGACGGCCAGCGAGGAGACCATCCGCGCCCTGTTATCGGCGATGGGGGTGGAGGCGGGGGACGAGGCCGCCGCGCTGGCCCATCTCGACCGGCTGGACGAGGAGGAGTATGGCCGCGCCCTGCCCCCGGCGGTGGTCCGCCGCGCCGGGGCGGCGGTCACCGTGCCGGTCACCTTGCCCCACGGCACCCGGACTCTGCGCTATACCCTGACGCTGGAAAGCGGGGAGACGCAGAGCGGTGTCGTCGGCTTCGGCAGCCTGCCGCGTTGCCGCTGCATCACCGCCGGCGACGTGACCTATGCCGAGCGGCGCCTGCCGCTGGGCAAACTGGACAAGGCCGGCTACCACACGCTGCGGGTGGAGACGGAACATGGCGTGGCGGAAACCCGCCTGATCCTGGCACCGGCCCGCTGCCATCTGCCGACGCCGATGCTGGTGGGGGAGAAGCTGTGGGGGCTGTCGGCGCAGCTTTACACCCTGCGCAGCGACCATGACTGGGGCATCGGCGATTTCGGCGATTTGCGGACGCTGACCGACATCGCGGCGGCGCGCGGTGCGGCGGTGATCGGGCTGAACCCGCTGCACGCCCTGTTCCTCGACAATCCTGACCATGCCAGCCCCTACTCGCCGGCCAGCCGGCTGTTCCTGAACCCGCTCTACATCGACGTCACCGCGGTGCCGGAGTTCCTGGACGATGCCGACATGCGCCGCCAAGTGGCTTCGCCGGAGTTCCGGCAGGCGCTGGAGGCGGCGCGGTCCACCTCCCACGTCGATTACACCGCGGTCGCCAAGCTGAAGTTGCCGATTCTGGAAAAGCTCTTCGCCGATTTCCAGACATCGGCCAAGCCGGAACGCCGCGCCGCCTTCGATGCCTTCTGGACCGGCAGCGGCATCGGGCTGGAGCGGTTCGCCACCTTCCAGGCATTGCGGGAACGCTTCGCTGCGGAAGGCAAGGCCGATTGGCACCGATGGCCGGCGGAGTACCACGACGCCACCGCGTCGGCGGTGGAGCGGTTCGCCAAGGAGCATTCCGATCGCGTCGCCTATTTCGCCTGGCTGCAATGGCTGGCCGACGATCAGCTGCGCGCTGCGGCGGAGCGGGCGACCGAACTCGGCATGGCCATCGGCTTCTACCGCGACCTTGCCGTCGGGGCCGATGCCAGCGGGGCGGAAACCTGGATGACACCGCAAGCGGTGGTGGACGCCGCCCATGTCGGCGCCCCGCCCGACCTGTTCAACCCGGCCGGGCAGGATTGGGGGCTGCCGCCCTTCCACCCGCAGGCGCTGCGCGCGGCTGGCTATCAGCCCTTCATCGATCTGGTGCGCGCCAACATGCGGCATGCCGGTGCGCTGCGCATCGACCATGCCATGGCGTTGCAGCATGTCTATTGGATCCCGGACGGCCGCCCGCCGGGCGAAGGCGCCTATGTCGCCTATCCAATGGAGGATCTGCTGGGCATCCTGGCGCTGGAAAGCCAGCGGCACCGCTGCCTCGTCGTCGGCGAGGATCTGGGCACCGTGCCGGATGGCTTCCGCGAGCGGATGACCGAAGCCGGGGTGCTGAGCTACCGCGTGGTCTTCTTCGAATGGACGGAGGACGGCGCCTTCAAGGGGCCGGACGAGTATCCGGAACTGGCGCTCGCCACCGTCGGCAGCCACGACCTCGCCACGCTGCGCGGCTGGTGGGAGGGCGACGACATCGTATTGAAGGCCGAGAAGGACCTCTATCCGGCGGAGGACGAGGCGGAAAAGCAGCAGGCCCGCCGCTCCGCCGACCGCAACGCCCTGGTCGATGCCCTGCGCGCCGCCGACATCGCCCTGCCCGCCGGGTTCGGGCCGGACAGCCCCTATGACGAGGCGCTCGACCATGCGGTGCATGCCTTCCTCGCCCGAACGAACGCGGCGCTGGCGGTGGCGCAGTTGGACGACCTGACCCGTGAACGCGATCAGGTCAATCTGCCCGGCACCACCGACCAATACCCGAACTGGCGCCGCAAGCTGTCGATGACGTTGGAGGAACTGGCCGATGCGCCGGAGCCGGCTGCGGTCGCCGACATTCTGGCCGCGGCCCGGCCGTCCTCTCCCCCCGCCCGCCGCTAA
- a CDS encoding sigma-54 dependent transcriptional regulator: MSQSIPETAGAVLFVDDERAVRLAGQQALELAGFEVTACDGAERALRHLGRDWPGCLVTDVRMPQMDGLALLARVREIDPDLPVILITGHGDVPMAVEAMRNGAYDFLEKPFPSDRLTEIARRAVEKRRLVLENRRLRAQIAGGTDPAGTIVGRTPGIERLRATIAAVADTDADVLVFGETGTGKEMVARALHAASRRRKNPFVALNCGAMPETIFESELFGHEAGAFTGAAKRRVGRIEHAGGGTLFLDEIESMPLALQVKLLRVIQERVVEPLGSNEQVPVDLRVVAATKADLRQAADEGKFRADLYYRLNVVVLTIPPLRERRDDIPLLFQHFVAQAASRYNREPRTPSREQMQRLMSQDWPGNVRELRNAADRFVLGLEDVAPAPVSAPSTLSLAEQVDLFEKGLIQSELARQRGSVKAAIEALNIPRKTFYDKLKRYGLSREDFIE, from the coding sequence ATGAGCCAGTCCATTCCCGAGACCGCCGGCGCCGTGCTGTTCGTGGACGATGAGCGGGCGGTGCGGCTGGCCGGGCAGCAGGCGCTGGAACTGGCGGGGTTCGAGGTGACGGCCTGCGACGGGGCGGAACGGGCCTTGCGCCATCTCGGCCGCGACTGGCCGGGCTGCCTCGTCACCGACGTGCGCATGCCGCAGATGGACGGGCTGGCCCTTCTGGCGCGGGTGCGCGAGATCGATCCCGACCTGCCGGTCATCCTCATCACCGGCCATGGCGATGTGCCGATGGCGGTGGAGGCGATGCGCAACGGCGCCTACGACTTCCTGGAAAAGCCTTTCCCGTCCGACCGGCTGACCGAGATCGCCCGGCGCGCGGTGGAGAAGCGGCGGCTGGTGCTGGAGAACCGCCGGCTGCGGGCGCAGATCGCCGGTGGAACCGATCCGGCGGGGACCATCGTCGGCCGCACGCCGGGCATCGAGCGGCTGCGCGCCACCATCGCCGCGGTCGCGGACACCGACGCCGATGTTCTGGTGTTCGGCGAGACCGGCACCGGCAAGGAGATGGTCGCCCGTGCGCTGCACGCCGCCAGTCGCCGGCGCAAGAATCCCTTCGTCGCGCTGAACTGCGGGGCCATGCCGGAGACGATCTTCGAGAGCGAGCTGTTCGGTCACGAGGCCGGTGCCTTCACCGGGGCCGCCAAGCGCCGGGTCGGCCGGATCGAACATGCAGGCGGCGGCACCCTGTTCCTGGACGAGATCGAAAGCATGCCGCTGGCCCTGCAGGTCAAGCTGCTGCGGGTGATCCAGGAACGGGTGGTCGAACCGCTGGGATCGAACGAGCAGGTGCCGGTCGATCTGCGGGTGGTCGCCGCCACCAAGGCGGATCTGCGGCAGGCGGCGGATGAGGGGAAATTCCGTGCCGATCTCTATTACCGGCTGAATGTGGTGGTGCTGACCATCCCGCCGCTGCGCGAACGCCGCGACGACATCCCGCTGCTGTTCCAGCATTTCGTCGCCCAGGCCGCTTCCCGTTACAACCGCGAACCGCGGACCCCGAGCCGCGAGCAGATGCAGCGGCTGATGAGCCAGGACTGGCCCGGCAACGTCCGCGAACTGCGCAATGCCGCCGACCGCTTCGTGCTGGGGCTGGAGGATGTGGCCCCGGCGCCGGTGTCGGCACCGTCGACGCTGTCGCTGGCCGAGCAGGTGGATCTGTTCGAAAAGGGCCTGATCCAGTCCGAACTCGCCCGCCAACGCGGCAGCGTGAAGGCCGCCATCGAGGCGCTGAACATCCCGCGCAAGACCTTTTACGACAAGCTGAAACGCTATGGGCTGAGCCGGGAGGATTTTATCGAGTGA